A window of Cyclopterus lumpus isolate fCycLum1 chromosome 14, fCycLum1.pri, whole genome shotgun sequence contains these coding sequences:
- the amot gene encoding angiomotin isoform X1, producing the protein MFRKKASSSLRMRRMLDEKESIDRGRSLSFHEVRGQRQAEMRAANEESSNNSVGGCGSTVLQRLLQEQMNRNYVLQQLKQQHGGAGAGVGGGGYSGQGQIGPSDEHSMTPHIARQEPQGQELQTDNCLEKLGSTQVGEGGSNGGGGGLVTGSRGAGGGSSGGGGSAQGQCPNLEDLPTYEEAKVQSQYFRGHGLPPQPQQHNNQSQQPPLPASVGTAFYVTGLTSAKVRTEGRPMVQRVSGIGRVHQDDGLKDLKQGHVRSLSERLMQLSLATSGVKAHAPVNSAPLSPQLPRPGPPGDYYKPQHRGPPPDYPIKEIGSPTKQQESGRHFYQEQQGREHLREVPHVRYQPPPEYGSFRSSKEGSVYIQRPLHQHSPTSSVTSVGSLSRTQSSTLNNMLSATHSSHASFPHQYPQSQGEPFPSMGLHSLQSPSSHQAGEPFTLGPIHSTHPRTIGLPHDPYGSTPRMHHQYQHQQQQQQQQQQQQQFQGPPPPQPQTPVQAGHFSHPYSFYHLQREPVSMMVRAHQMIDVLKEENRMLRQEMEACREKVTKLHKLETEIQLVSEAYENLAKSSSKREALEKTMRNKLELEVRRLHDFNRDLRERMETANKQLTAKECDCSEDNRKTISQLLVQNKETIREREKLEMELNALRSTTEDQRRHIEIRDQALNNAQAKVVTLEEELKKKQVYVEKVERMQQALAQLQAACQKREQLEHRLRIRLERELESLRMQQRQGGTQSSGAVPSEYNATALMEHLREKEEQILALEADMTKWEQKYLEESVMRQFALDAAASVATERDTSIPVMSHSPSSSYDTSVEARIQKEEEEILMANRRCLDMESRIKNLHAQIIEKDAMIKVLHQRSRKEPIKADAQSAMRPTKSLMSISNTGSGGSGVLSHSLGLSSSPITEERKDTSWKGSLGGLLGYEFRTESLRTGSISSSPSPVLPSTPMTAGHSKTGSRDSCTQTEKGQSQDTGKPSTPGLQSMTPPSRLFSPSPVYIPDRIADVPVFQSSTLERRFPLLSHPHQQAPTTTPSTQQEVEKDMLEILI; encoded by the exons atGTTTCGGAAAAAAGCATCTTCCTCCTTGAGAATGAGAAGAATGCTAGATGAGAAAG AGAGTATTGATCGTGGGCGTAGCTTGTCCTTCCATGAGGTGCGTGGACAGCGTCAGGCAGAGATGAGGGCCGCGAACGAGGAATCGTCAAACAACAGTGTAGGAGGTTGTGGCAGCACCGTTCTGCAgcgcctcctgcaggagcagaTGAACCGGAATTACGTGCTGCAACAGCTCAAACAACAACACGGAGGAGCAGGGGCTGGggttggaggaggaggttaCTCAGGGCAGGGACAGATAGGCCCCTCTGATGAGCACTCCATGACCCCGCACATTGCCCGTCAGGAGCCCCAGGGGCAGGAGCTGCAGACGGACAACTGCCTGGAGAAACTGGGCTCAACCCAAGTAGGAGAGGGCGGGAGcaatggagggggaggaggtttAGTGACTGGAAgtagaggagcaggaggtggcagcagtggaggtggtgggagcgCACAAGGTCAGTGCCCAAACCTCGAGGACCTCCCTACGTATGAAGAAGCCAAAGTGCAGTCACAATACTTCCGTGGGCATGgtcttcctcctcagcctcAGCAGCATAACAATCAGTCCCAGCAGCCTCCCCTCCCCGCTTCAGTAGGCACCGCCTTCTACGTCACCGGGCTGACTAGTGCCAAGGTGCGCACTGAAGGTCGCCCCATGGTGCAGCGAGTGAGTGGAATAGGGAGGGTGCACCAGGATGATGGGCTGAAGGATCTGAAGCAAGGACATGTTCGGTCTCTCAGTGAAAGACTTATGCAGCTGTCTCTGGCCACTAGCGGCGTAAAGGCCCACGCTCCTGTCAACAGCGCCCCACTCTCCCCCCAGCTGCCAAGGCCAGGGCCGCCAGGTGACTACTACAAGCCGCAGCACCGCGGTCCGCCTCCAGACTACCCCATCAAAGAAATAGGCTCTCCCACCAAGCAGCAGGAGTCTGGAAGACATTTTTACCAGGAGCAGCAAGGGAGGGAGCACTTGAGGGAAGTGCCTCACGTCAGATACCAGCCCCCGCCTGAGTATGGCTCATTTAG GTCCAGTAAGGAGGGTTCTGTTTACATCCAGAGGCCCCTTCATCAGCACAGTCCTACCTCCTCTGTCACCTCTGTGGGATCCTTGTCCCGCACCCAGTCCTCCACCCTAAACAACATGCTCAGTGCCACCCACTCCTCCCATGCCTCCTTCCCTCACCAGTACCCGCAGAGCCAGGGAGAGCCCTTCCCTAGCATGGGACTCCATAGTTTGCAGAGTCCAAGCTCCCACCAAGCAGGCGAGCCCTTCACACTGGGGCCCATTCACTCGACACATCCAAGAACTATCGGTTTACCTCACGACCCTTACGGCTCCACCCCGAGGATGCACCATCAGtatcaacaccaacaacaacaacaacaacaacaacaacagcagcagcagttccaaggacctccacctccccagccCCAGACACCAGTCCAGGCTGGACATTTCTCTCACCCTTACTCCTTCTACCACCTGCAAAGGGAGCCTGTCAGCATGATGGTGCGTGCCCATCAGATGATAGATGTGCTAAAGGAGGAGAACAGGATGCTGAGGCAGGAGATGGAGGCCTGCCGCGAGAAAGTCACTAAGTTGCACAAG TTGGAAACAGAGATCCAGCTGGTATCGGAGGCATATGAAAACCTTGCCAAGTCTTCCTCCAAGAGGGAAGCCCTGGAGAAAACCATGAGGAATAAACTGGAGTTGGAGGTGCGCCGGCTGCACGACTTCAACAGGGACCTCCGAG AGCGCATGGAGACAGCCAATAAACAGCTCACTGCTAAAGAGTGTGACTGCTCAGAGGACAACCGCAAAACTATCTCCCAGCTGCTTGTACAGA ATAAAGAGACGATCCGTGAGAGGGAGAAGCTGGAGATGGAGTTGAATGCGCTGCGTTCAaccacagaggaccagagaagaCACATCGAGATCAGAGACCAGGCACTCAACAACGCCCAGGCCAAAGTGGTCACGCTTGAGGAGGAG ctcAAGAAAAAGCAGGTATATGTGGAAAAGGTGGAGAGGATGCAGCAAGCTCTGGCTCAGCTCCAGGCAGCATGTCAGAAGAGAGAACAACTTGAGCACCGCCTCCGTATTAGACTGGAGAGAGAGCTTGAGTCACTACGTATGCAGCAG CGTCAGGGAGGCACTCAAAGCAGTGGTGCAGTGCCATCTGAGTACAATGCCACAGCGCTGATGGAGCActtgagggagaaggaggagcagatcCTGGCTCTGGAGGCTGACATGACCAAATGGGAGCAGAAGTACTTGGAGGAGAGCGTTATGAGGCAATTTGCCCTGGACGCCGCCGCCTCTGTCGCCACTGAGAG GGATACATCTATTCCAGTGATGAGCCATTCTCCAAGCAGCAGCTATGACACGTCGGTGGAGGCTCGAATccagaaggaagaagaggagattcTCATGGCCAATCGGCGCTGTCTGGACATGGAAAGCAG GATAAAGAATCTCCATGCACAGATTATAGAGAAAGACGCTATGATCAAGGTGCTTCACCAGCGCTCCAGGAAGGAGCCCATCAAGGCAGATGCGCAATCTGCCATGAGGCCCACCAAGTCCCTGATGTCCATTTCCAACACTGGCTCTGGTGGTTCAGGAGTGCTCTCTCACAGCCTGGGCCTCAGTAGCTCCCCCATTACCGAAGAACGCAAGGACACCAGCTGGAAGGGCAGCCTGG GTGGTCTGCTGGGTTACGAGTTTCGTACAGAGTCTCTCAGGACAGGGTCAATCTCATCATCTCCCTCACCAGTGCTTCCTTCCACCCCCATGACCGCAGGTCACTCAAAGACAGGCAGCAGGGACAGCTGCACGCAGACCGAGAAGGGACAGAGTCAGGACACCGGCAAGCCCAGCACTCCAGGCCTGCAGAGCATGACGCCTCCTTCTCGCCTGTTCAGCCCCAGCCCAGTCTACATCCCGGACCGCATAGCAG ATGTGCCAGTGTTTCAAAGCAGTACCCTGGAGCGAAGGTTTCCCCTCCTGTCCCATCCACATCAACAAGCCCCTACTACAACCCCGTCCAcccaacaggaagtagaaaaagACATGTTGGAGATCCTCATCTGA
- the amot gene encoding angiomotin isoform X3: MRAANEESSNNSVGGCGSTVLQRLLQEQMNRNYVLQQLKQQHGGAGAGVGGGGYSGQGQIGPSDEHSMTPHIARQEPQGQELQTDNCLEKLGSTQVGEGGSNGGGGGLVTGSRGAGGGSSGGGGSAQGQCPNLEDLPTYEEAKVQSQYFRGHGLPPQPQQHNNQSQQPPLPASVGTAFYVTGLTSAKVRTEGRPMVQRVSGIGRVHQDDGLKDLKQGHVRSLSERLMQLSLATSGVKAHAPVNSAPLSPQLPRPGPPGDYYKPQHRGPPPDYPIKEIGSPTKQQESGRHFYQEQQGREHLREVPHVRYQPPPEYGSFRSSKEGSVYIQRPLHQHSPTSSVTSVGSLSRTQSSTLNNMLSATHSSHASFPHQYPQSQGEPFPSMGLHSLQSPSSHQAGEPFTLGPIHSTHPRTIGLPHDPYGSTPRMHHQYQHQQQQQQQQQQQQQFQGPPPPQPQTPVQAGHFSHPYSFYHLQREPVSMMVRAHQMIDVLKEENRMLRQEMEACREKVTKLHKLETEIQLVSEAYENLAKSSSKREALEKTMRNKLELEVRRLHDFNRDLRERMETANKQLTAKECDCSEDNRKTISQLLVQNKETIREREKLEMELNALRSTTEDQRRHIEIRDQALNNAQAKVVTLEEELKKKQVYVEKVERMQQALAQLQAACQKREQLEHRLRIRLERELESLRMQQRQGGTQSSGAVPSEYNATALMEHLREKEEQILALEADMTKWEQKYLEESVMRQFALDAAASVATERDTSIPVMSHSPSSSYDTSVEARIQKEEEEILMANRRCLDMESRIKNLHAQIIEKDAMIKVLHQRSRKEPIKADAQSAMRPTKSLMSISNTGSGGSGVLSHSLGLSSSPITEERKDTSWKGSLGGLLGYEFRTESLRTGSISSSPSPVLPSTPMTAGHSKTGSRDSCTQTEKGQSQDTGKPSTPGLQSMTPPSRLFSPSPVYIPDRIADVPVFQSSTLERRFPLLSHPHQQAPTTTPSTQQEVEKDMLEILI; encoded by the exons ATGAGGGCCGCGAACGAGGAATCGTCAAACAACAGTGTAGGAGGTTGTGGCAGCACCGTTCTGCAgcgcctcctgcaggagcagaTGAACCGGAATTACGTGCTGCAACAGCTCAAACAACAACACGGAGGAGCAGGGGCTGGggttggaggaggaggttaCTCAGGGCAGGGACAGATAGGCCCCTCTGATGAGCACTCCATGACCCCGCACATTGCCCGTCAGGAGCCCCAGGGGCAGGAGCTGCAGACGGACAACTGCCTGGAGAAACTGGGCTCAACCCAAGTAGGAGAGGGCGGGAGcaatggagggggaggaggtttAGTGACTGGAAgtagaggagcaggaggtggcagcagtggaggtggtgggagcgCACAAGGTCAGTGCCCAAACCTCGAGGACCTCCCTACGTATGAAGAAGCCAAAGTGCAGTCACAATACTTCCGTGGGCATGgtcttcctcctcagcctcAGCAGCATAACAATCAGTCCCAGCAGCCTCCCCTCCCCGCTTCAGTAGGCACCGCCTTCTACGTCACCGGGCTGACTAGTGCCAAGGTGCGCACTGAAGGTCGCCCCATGGTGCAGCGAGTGAGTGGAATAGGGAGGGTGCACCAGGATGATGGGCTGAAGGATCTGAAGCAAGGACATGTTCGGTCTCTCAGTGAAAGACTTATGCAGCTGTCTCTGGCCACTAGCGGCGTAAAGGCCCACGCTCCTGTCAACAGCGCCCCACTCTCCCCCCAGCTGCCAAGGCCAGGGCCGCCAGGTGACTACTACAAGCCGCAGCACCGCGGTCCGCCTCCAGACTACCCCATCAAAGAAATAGGCTCTCCCACCAAGCAGCAGGAGTCTGGAAGACATTTTTACCAGGAGCAGCAAGGGAGGGAGCACTTGAGGGAAGTGCCTCACGTCAGATACCAGCCCCCGCCTGAGTATGGCTCATTTAG GTCCAGTAAGGAGGGTTCTGTTTACATCCAGAGGCCCCTTCATCAGCACAGTCCTACCTCCTCTGTCACCTCTGTGGGATCCTTGTCCCGCACCCAGTCCTCCACCCTAAACAACATGCTCAGTGCCACCCACTCCTCCCATGCCTCCTTCCCTCACCAGTACCCGCAGAGCCAGGGAGAGCCCTTCCCTAGCATGGGACTCCATAGTTTGCAGAGTCCAAGCTCCCACCAAGCAGGCGAGCCCTTCACACTGGGGCCCATTCACTCGACACATCCAAGAACTATCGGTTTACCTCACGACCCTTACGGCTCCACCCCGAGGATGCACCATCAGtatcaacaccaacaacaacaacaacaacaacaacaacagcagcagcagttccaaggacctccacctccccagccCCAGACACCAGTCCAGGCTGGACATTTCTCTCACCCTTACTCCTTCTACCACCTGCAAAGGGAGCCTGTCAGCATGATGGTGCGTGCCCATCAGATGATAGATGTGCTAAAGGAGGAGAACAGGATGCTGAGGCAGGAGATGGAGGCCTGCCGCGAGAAAGTCACTAAGTTGCACAAG TTGGAAACAGAGATCCAGCTGGTATCGGAGGCATATGAAAACCTTGCCAAGTCTTCCTCCAAGAGGGAAGCCCTGGAGAAAACCATGAGGAATAAACTGGAGTTGGAGGTGCGCCGGCTGCACGACTTCAACAGGGACCTCCGAG AGCGCATGGAGACAGCCAATAAACAGCTCACTGCTAAAGAGTGTGACTGCTCAGAGGACAACCGCAAAACTATCTCCCAGCTGCTTGTACAGA ATAAAGAGACGATCCGTGAGAGGGAGAAGCTGGAGATGGAGTTGAATGCGCTGCGTTCAaccacagaggaccagagaagaCACATCGAGATCAGAGACCAGGCACTCAACAACGCCCAGGCCAAAGTGGTCACGCTTGAGGAGGAG ctcAAGAAAAAGCAGGTATATGTGGAAAAGGTGGAGAGGATGCAGCAAGCTCTGGCTCAGCTCCAGGCAGCATGTCAGAAGAGAGAACAACTTGAGCACCGCCTCCGTATTAGACTGGAGAGAGAGCTTGAGTCACTACGTATGCAGCAG CGTCAGGGAGGCACTCAAAGCAGTGGTGCAGTGCCATCTGAGTACAATGCCACAGCGCTGATGGAGCActtgagggagaaggaggagcagatcCTGGCTCTGGAGGCTGACATGACCAAATGGGAGCAGAAGTACTTGGAGGAGAGCGTTATGAGGCAATTTGCCCTGGACGCCGCCGCCTCTGTCGCCACTGAGAG GGATACATCTATTCCAGTGATGAGCCATTCTCCAAGCAGCAGCTATGACACGTCGGTGGAGGCTCGAATccagaaggaagaagaggagattcTCATGGCCAATCGGCGCTGTCTGGACATGGAAAGCAG GATAAAGAATCTCCATGCACAGATTATAGAGAAAGACGCTATGATCAAGGTGCTTCACCAGCGCTCCAGGAAGGAGCCCATCAAGGCAGATGCGCAATCTGCCATGAGGCCCACCAAGTCCCTGATGTCCATTTCCAACACTGGCTCTGGTGGTTCAGGAGTGCTCTCTCACAGCCTGGGCCTCAGTAGCTCCCCCATTACCGAAGAACGCAAGGACACCAGCTGGAAGGGCAGCCTGG GTGGTCTGCTGGGTTACGAGTTTCGTACAGAGTCTCTCAGGACAGGGTCAATCTCATCATCTCCCTCACCAGTGCTTCCTTCCACCCCCATGACCGCAGGTCACTCAAAGACAGGCAGCAGGGACAGCTGCACGCAGACCGAGAAGGGACAGAGTCAGGACACCGGCAAGCCCAGCACTCCAGGCCTGCAGAGCATGACGCCTCCTTCTCGCCTGTTCAGCCCCAGCCCAGTCTACATCCCGGACCGCATAGCAG ATGTGCCAGTGTTTCAAAGCAGTACCCTGGAGCGAAGGTTTCCCCTCCTGTCCCATCCACATCAACAAGCCCCTACTACAACCCCGTCCAcccaacaggaagtagaaaaagACATGTTGGAGATCCTCATCTGA
- the amot gene encoding angiomotin isoform X2, producing MFRKKASSSLRMRRMLDEKESIDRGRSLSFHEVRGQRQAEMRAANEESSNNSVGGCGSTVLQRLLQEQMNRNYVLQQLKQQHGGAGAGVGGGGYSGQGQIGPSDEHSMTPHIARQEPQGQELQTDNCLEKLGSTQVGEGGSNGGGGGLVTGSRGAGGGSSGGGGSAQGQCPNLEDLPTYEEAKVQSQYFRGHGLPPQPQQHNNQSQQPPLPASVGTAFYVTGLTSAKVRTEGRPMVQRVSGIGRVHQDDGLKDLKQGHVRSLSERLMQLSLATSGVKAHAPVNSAPLSPQLPRPGPPGDYYKPQHRGPPPDYPIKEIGSPTKQQESGRHFYQEQQGREHLREVPHVRYQPPPEYGSFRSSKEGSVYIQRPLHQHSPTSSVTSVGSLSRTQSSTLNNMLSATHSSHASFPHQYPQSQGEPFPSMGLHSLQSPSSHQAGEPFTLGPIHSTHPRTIGLPHDPYGSTPRMHHQYQHQQQQQQQQQQQQQFQGPPPPQPQTPVQAGHFSHPYSFYHLQREPVSMMVRAHQMIDVLKEENRMLRQEMEACREKVTKLHKLETEIQLVSEAYENLAKSSSKREALEKTMRNKLELEVRRLHDFNRDLRERMETANKQLTAKECDCSEDNRKTISQLLVQNKETIREREKLEMELNALRSTTEDQRRHIEIRDQALNNAQAKVVTLEEELKKKQVYVEKVERMQQALAQLQAACQKREQLEHRLRIRLERELESLRMQQRQGGTQSSGAVPSEYNATALMEHLREKEEQILALEADMTKWEQKYLEESVMRQFALDAAASVATERDTSIPVMSHSPSSSYDTSVEARIQKEEEEILMANRRCLDMESRIKNLHAQIIEKDAMIKVLHQRSRKEPIKADAQSAMRPTKSLMSISNTGSGGSGVLSHSLGLSSSPITEERKDTSWKGSLGHSKTGSRDSCTQTEKGQSQDTGKPSTPGLQSMTPPSRLFSPSPVYIPDRIADVPVFQSSTLERRFPLLSHPHQQAPTTTPSTQQEVEKDMLEILI from the exons atGTTTCGGAAAAAAGCATCTTCCTCCTTGAGAATGAGAAGAATGCTAGATGAGAAAG AGAGTATTGATCGTGGGCGTAGCTTGTCCTTCCATGAGGTGCGTGGACAGCGTCAGGCAGAGATGAGGGCCGCGAACGAGGAATCGTCAAACAACAGTGTAGGAGGTTGTGGCAGCACCGTTCTGCAgcgcctcctgcaggagcagaTGAACCGGAATTACGTGCTGCAACAGCTCAAACAACAACACGGAGGAGCAGGGGCTGGggttggaggaggaggttaCTCAGGGCAGGGACAGATAGGCCCCTCTGATGAGCACTCCATGACCCCGCACATTGCCCGTCAGGAGCCCCAGGGGCAGGAGCTGCAGACGGACAACTGCCTGGAGAAACTGGGCTCAACCCAAGTAGGAGAGGGCGGGAGcaatggagggggaggaggtttAGTGACTGGAAgtagaggagcaggaggtggcagcagtggaggtggtgggagcgCACAAGGTCAGTGCCCAAACCTCGAGGACCTCCCTACGTATGAAGAAGCCAAAGTGCAGTCACAATACTTCCGTGGGCATGgtcttcctcctcagcctcAGCAGCATAACAATCAGTCCCAGCAGCCTCCCCTCCCCGCTTCAGTAGGCACCGCCTTCTACGTCACCGGGCTGACTAGTGCCAAGGTGCGCACTGAAGGTCGCCCCATGGTGCAGCGAGTGAGTGGAATAGGGAGGGTGCACCAGGATGATGGGCTGAAGGATCTGAAGCAAGGACATGTTCGGTCTCTCAGTGAAAGACTTATGCAGCTGTCTCTGGCCACTAGCGGCGTAAAGGCCCACGCTCCTGTCAACAGCGCCCCACTCTCCCCCCAGCTGCCAAGGCCAGGGCCGCCAGGTGACTACTACAAGCCGCAGCACCGCGGTCCGCCTCCAGACTACCCCATCAAAGAAATAGGCTCTCCCACCAAGCAGCAGGAGTCTGGAAGACATTTTTACCAGGAGCAGCAAGGGAGGGAGCACTTGAGGGAAGTGCCTCACGTCAGATACCAGCCCCCGCCTGAGTATGGCTCATTTAG GTCCAGTAAGGAGGGTTCTGTTTACATCCAGAGGCCCCTTCATCAGCACAGTCCTACCTCCTCTGTCACCTCTGTGGGATCCTTGTCCCGCACCCAGTCCTCCACCCTAAACAACATGCTCAGTGCCACCCACTCCTCCCATGCCTCCTTCCCTCACCAGTACCCGCAGAGCCAGGGAGAGCCCTTCCCTAGCATGGGACTCCATAGTTTGCAGAGTCCAAGCTCCCACCAAGCAGGCGAGCCCTTCACACTGGGGCCCATTCACTCGACACATCCAAGAACTATCGGTTTACCTCACGACCCTTACGGCTCCACCCCGAGGATGCACCATCAGtatcaacaccaacaacaacaacaacaacaacaacaacagcagcagcagttccaaggacctccacctccccagccCCAGACACCAGTCCAGGCTGGACATTTCTCTCACCCTTACTCCTTCTACCACCTGCAAAGGGAGCCTGTCAGCATGATGGTGCGTGCCCATCAGATGATAGATGTGCTAAAGGAGGAGAACAGGATGCTGAGGCAGGAGATGGAGGCCTGCCGCGAGAAAGTCACTAAGTTGCACAAG TTGGAAACAGAGATCCAGCTGGTATCGGAGGCATATGAAAACCTTGCCAAGTCTTCCTCCAAGAGGGAAGCCCTGGAGAAAACCATGAGGAATAAACTGGAGTTGGAGGTGCGCCGGCTGCACGACTTCAACAGGGACCTCCGAG AGCGCATGGAGACAGCCAATAAACAGCTCACTGCTAAAGAGTGTGACTGCTCAGAGGACAACCGCAAAACTATCTCCCAGCTGCTTGTACAGA ATAAAGAGACGATCCGTGAGAGGGAGAAGCTGGAGATGGAGTTGAATGCGCTGCGTTCAaccacagaggaccagagaagaCACATCGAGATCAGAGACCAGGCACTCAACAACGCCCAGGCCAAAGTGGTCACGCTTGAGGAGGAG ctcAAGAAAAAGCAGGTATATGTGGAAAAGGTGGAGAGGATGCAGCAAGCTCTGGCTCAGCTCCAGGCAGCATGTCAGAAGAGAGAACAACTTGAGCACCGCCTCCGTATTAGACTGGAGAGAGAGCTTGAGTCACTACGTATGCAGCAG CGTCAGGGAGGCACTCAAAGCAGTGGTGCAGTGCCATCTGAGTACAATGCCACAGCGCTGATGGAGCActtgagggagaaggaggagcagatcCTGGCTCTGGAGGCTGACATGACCAAATGGGAGCAGAAGTACTTGGAGGAGAGCGTTATGAGGCAATTTGCCCTGGACGCCGCCGCCTCTGTCGCCACTGAGAG GGATACATCTATTCCAGTGATGAGCCATTCTCCAAGCAGCAGCTATGACACGTCGGTGGAGGCTCGAATccagaaggaagaagaggagattcTCATGGCCAATCGGCGCTGTCTGGACATGGAAAGCAG GATAAAGAATCTCCATGCACAGATTATAGAGAAAGACGCTATGATCAAGGTGCTTCACCAGCGCTCCAGGAAGGAGCCCATCAAGGCAGATGCGCAATCTGCCATGAGGCCCACCAAGTCCCTGATGTCCATTTCCAACACTGGCTCTGGTGGTTCAGGAGTGCTCTCTCACAGCCTGGGCCTCAGTAGCTCCCCCATTACCGAAGAACGCAAGGACACCAGCTGGAAGGGCAGCCTGG GTCACTCAAAGACAGGCAGCAGGGACAGCTGCACGCAGACCGAGAAGGGACAGAGTCAGGACACCGGCAAGCCCAGCACTCCAGGCCTGCAGAGCATGACGCCTCCTTCTCGCCTGTTCAGCCCCAGCCCAGTCTACATCCCGGACCGCATAGCAG ATGTGCCAGTGTTTCAAAGCAGTACCCTGGAGCGAAGGTTTCCCCTCCTGTCCCATCCACATCAACAAGCCCCTACTACAACCCCGTCCAcccaacaggaagtagaaaaagACATGTTGGAGATCCTCATCTGA